A single window of Corallincola holothuriorum DNA harbors:
- a CDS encoding prolyl oligopeptidase family serine peptidase: MITKIKKSQSASLGHLRPLKFISVISILFAISWLACGVAQADVKSPAVKLQAPNAIPLPVAKPLPTTRMFHGKPLVDEYSWLIDTDFPQVNDAAILDYIAAENSYFEKVMASHRELTERLIAETKQRTILDSREPGHEFRQGDFIYRSVALADSHFKQWQRKPLNGELFSTIFDESKMVASEAGESIHQLYFSPDGRYAAWGSYQQDIFASQLQFYDISNQKKLKQNIAGGLPLYVWAQDSQSLFYPFVTESGLYQIRLHKLGTDPVNDNVLFRETRQAFRNELYPSVSGDYAFLYRGANRSLQVIAFSTKSPEQAPVQISNIKHNVMNYIDHANGTFYMRSNDINRSYRIAAAKDTGNGPGSWKTLLAGDDDLQLKRMVPFDDFVAVEANRLGQSEIVILREDREPQWIKFPDQAYTATLAKQQDPASQQIRLNYFSLTTPKSQVVYDMEHQALTGLSRLNIDISLYKTERIQVTVRDGVRVPVTLFYRDDLKQQGQPLHLTGFGAFGETGEGWPRGFKFANERFSLLDRGVMYAMAHVRGGGELGPNWQRSGEQMQRKNSFNDLVDVANELIEQQYTQAGKISIAGDSAGGMLMGAALNQAPQLWCGAVLNVPWVDPLSEMLDTENAEVEWIWSLFGNPLRSAEVFNYVYSYNPYDQIRHQAYPPQLITTRWTDNTVPYWHAARWAARMRERKQDNNLLLLTTRSDGNHFGGATPEKDRYEQAQELTFLLMVHGLTEVAPAPLPKLSQEE; encoded by the coding sequence ATGATAACGAAAATAAAAAAGTCACAAAGTGCCTCCTTAGGGCATTTACGGCCGCTTAAGTTCATCAGTGTGATATCGATTCTGTTTGCCATCAGTTGGTTGGCCTGTGGCGTCGCGCAAGCCGATGTTAAGTCACCGGCCGTGAAGCTGCAGGCGCCCAATGCGATACCTTTGCCTGTGGCAAAGCCACTACCTACCACCCGGATGTTCCATGGCAAGCCATTGGTGGATGAATACTCCTGGCTGATCGATACTGACTTCCCCCAGGTGAATGATGCGGCAATACTGGATTATATCGCCGCAGAAAACAGTTACTTTGAAAAGGTAATGGCGTCTCATCGCGAGTTGACCGAAAGACTGATCGCTGAAACGAAGCAGCGTACGATATTAGACAGCAGAGAACCGGGGCACGAGTTCCGCCAAGGTGACTTTATTTATCGGTCTGTGGCGCTAGCAGATAGCCATTTCAAGCAATGGCAGAGAAAGCCGCTGAATGGCGAGTTGTTTAGCACTATTTTTGATGAATCAAAAATGGTTGCCTCGGAAGCCGGAGAGAGCATCCATCAGCTTTACTTTAGTCCCGACGGGCGCTATGCCGCTTGGGGTAGCTATCAACAGGATATCTTTGCTTCGCAGCTGCAGTTTTACGACATCAGTAACCAGAAAAAACTTAAACAGAATATTGCTGGCGGGCTGCCTTTATATGTGTGGGCGCAGGATAGCCAATCGCTGTTCTATCCATTTGTTACCGAGTCTGGTCTTTATCAAATCCGTTTGCATAAGCTAGGCACAGATCCTGTGAATGACAATGTTCTTTTTCGGGAGACGCGGCAGGCATTCCGCAATGAACTTTATCCTAGTGTGTCGGGGGATTATGCCTTTCTCTACCGCGGTGCTAATCGCAGTCTGCAGGTGATTGCTTTTTCGACTAAGTCACCGGAGCAAGCGCCAGTTCAGATCTCCAACATTAAACATAATGTGATGAACTATATCGATCACGCTAATGGCACGTTCTATATGCGCAGTAACGATATTAATCGTAGTTATCGTATTGCGGCCGCTAAGGACACCGGCAACGGCCCAGGCTCATGGAAAACTTTACTGGCTGGGGATGATGATCTGCAGCTTAAGCGCATGGTGCCGTTTGATGACTTTGTTGCGGTTGAAGCCAATCGGCTTGGACAAAGTGAGATAGTGATATTGAGAGAAGATCGCGAACCACAATGGATAAAATTTCCTGATCAGGCTTATACCGCCACGTTGGCAAAGCAGCAGGATCCTGCTAGTCAGCAAATTCGTCTGAACTACTTTTCTCTGACTACGCCCAAATCTCAGGTGGTTTATGACATGGAACATCAAGCCCTAACCGGGCTAAGTCGGCTAAACATCGATATTTCGCTATATAAAACCGAGCGTATTCAAGTCACGGTGAGAGACGGTGTGCGCGTCCCTGTTACCCTGTTTTATCGCGACGATCTAAAACAGCAAGGTCAGCCTTTGCATTTGACGGGTTTTGGTGCTTTTGGCGAGACCGGGGAGGGCTGGCCACGGGGCTTTAAGTTTGCCAACGAACGCTTCAGTTTACTGGACCGTGGCGTGATGTATGCCATGGCCCATGTGCGCGGCGGGGGCGAGTTAGGGCCTAACTGGCAGCGCTCAGGTGAGCAGATGCAGCGTAAAAATAGCTTTAATGATTTAGTTGATGTCGCTAATGAACTGATCGAACAGCAGTACACGCAAGCGGGCAAAATCAGTATCGCTGGCGACAGTGCCGGTGGCATGTTAATGGGAGCCGCACTGAATCAAGCGCCGCAGTTATGGTGTGGGGCAGTGCTTAATGTGCCCTGGGTCGATCCGCTGTCGGAGATGCTGGACACGGAAAACGCTGAGGTTGAATGGATATGGAGCCTGTTTGGTAATCCATTACGTTCAGCTGAGGTGTTTAACTATGTCTATAGCTATAACCCGTATGATCAGATCCGTCACCAAGCCTACCCACCGCAACTGATCACCACGCGCTGGACTGACAATACGGTGCCTTACTGGCACGCTGCCCGTTGGGCGGCACGTATGCGTGAGCGTAAACAAGACAATAACCTATTGCTGCTCACCACGCGCAGCGACGGTAATCATTTCGGTGGTGCTACGCCAGAGAAAGATAGGTATGAACAAGCGCAAGAGCTTACCTTTTTGTTGATGGTACATGGGTTGACTGAGGTTGCCCCTGCTCCGTTACCTAAATTAAGCCAAGAGGAGTAG